From the Psychrobacter sp. P11F6 genome, the window GACCCAGTGTGTCAAAATCATTGAGGTAGTCTGAATCTGACACATAGCTGTATTTTGCATCACCGCTTAAGCGTGGAATGCTCTTAGATGACCAATAATGATCATAAAAGAAGCTAGAGCGGTCTTCGTCATTGTACTCTTTGTCATTAGGCAAATATGAACCATTAAAAATACCTTCGCCGTAACTTTCGGTCAGATAGCGAAACTCGCCTGACACCATAGGATTGCGATCGGTATAAATATGGGTATTGAGCGTGGCATCATAATTGGGTGCCAAATTGAAATAGTAGGGTATATCAACCTCAAGACCGCTTTCACTACTGATACTGGCATTCGGCAATAAAAAACCACTGGTGCGACGATTATCAATCGGGAAGTTGAAATAAGGCAAATAGAACACAGGCACGTCAGCGATACGGAAAGTAGTGTTATAGGCTTCGCCGCGACCTGTATCGGTATCTAAATCAATGCTTTTGGCATCAAACTGCCATTTACGATTGGTTGGTGGACAGGTACTAAACATGACATCATCTAGCTCATATTGACTGTCATTCGGTCTGTTCAAGCGCTTGGCATAACCATGAGCTTGCAATTCTACACTAGCAAAAGCCACATCATTGGCTGTCGACTGTCCAGTTTCAGTATTATAATTTAAACTATCGGCGACCCCAATAAGCCCGCCTTTTGATGCTTTTTCAGTGAAATTGGCTTGGGGGTTATTCGATGAGCGGTTTGGTGTATTGCTCTTTAGTGCGTTGCTGCGTGATACTTGCTGACCTGTCGCCTGGTCAGTAAACATGACTTTACCTTGAGCGGCGGCAATGCCATTGCTCAAATCTAACAAGACTTTTTCTGCTTCTATCTGCTGGGTACCCTGATTGATGATGACATTGCCCGACAGCTCTGCATAGTCGACATTGTCGTAATAACCATAATCTGATTCTGAAAACAGCGGCGCTTGATTATTCGGGAGACCATTTAAGTTTGGCGCAGGCTGTCCATTGGTTGCTCCCGCCTCATTGACCGCGCGTTGATAGTTGGGGTTGCTCTTTGGATAAACCCATTGACCTTCGCAGCGTTGGGCGCTATCTACGGCATTCGGTAATAACTGTAAGTTTTTACCCACTTTTGGAATGGTTTGCGGGGTAGGTGTTAGCTCGTTTTGAATGATATCTTGGTTAGCATTATCACTATTGTTTAACGTTGAGGCATCTGTATCAGGTGTCAGCTCATAAAACTCTGCTAAACGCAGCAGACTATCTTGAATACTTTCATCACTCACATCAACTTTACCAGTCTTCTGTGCGGCTTTAGGTGCAGTGGTTTCAGCAAGCTGGGCAGTGCTATTGTTTTGAGTGGTCGAAATCGTATCTGCTGCTGGTATAAAACCTTGATCATCACTCTCGTTAATGGCGGTAATTTCTAGAGGGCGGTTGTCTAAGGGGCTTTTATTAATAGCACGCTCATTAGAGATGCTGTCGTTAAAGGGGCTTTCACTAAAGGTACTTTCATTAAAAGTATTGTCAAAACTACTGTCTGAAATATTGTTATCAGTAGCAGCCTTTTGAGACGTATTACGCTGAAAGTCAGTTTTTTGATAGCGGATATCATTATATTCGCTGTCTTTTTGGACGCTACTGCGATTGGCATCAGGTGTAACATCAGAGACATAACGGGTGCTACTGTCAGTGATTAGCGACTCAGTTTGCTGTGTGTCAGCATTGCTGGGCGCAGCACTAACGGTTAGGCTGGACAAGCCTAAGGCACCAAATAAGATCAAACGGATGCTTTGGTAAAGCGGAGAATATAACAAGGGCACACCTATGATTGCAGAGCCTATTGGATTGCGATACTGAATTTAGTAACCATATTATTAATCATGTATGGCGGTTAATAAACGACTAAAAAATCATTGATTGATAATGCTATCTTAAGAATTTGGCTGTTTTACATATAATGACGACTAATCATAGTCAAAAAAAACCAAATCAGCTACACTATTTACCAAAATTTATAATATAGCCGAGCTGTTTTTTGAATGGTTGCTGAGGTTATGCTCAGCGCTAGATGTCGAATGATATCCCAATACGCTTGCTATCGCAGTTTTTTTTGGCTCAAGACGTTGCTATTTTAACAAGGTTTTGCCTGACTTATCACTACTTTAATTGTTTATGACTTATATTTAACCTGCGATGCCCATTATGACTGATAAAATACTTTTAGAGCCTAATATGATCGATACCAAACTCAATAGCCGTCTACAACAATTAGAGAGCTGGTTGCAGCAAGTATTTGCTGGTCAAACGTTCCAACTCGATAGTCTACCCGGTGACGCAAGTGCTCGCCAATACCATAGAATCCAGCTGTCAGACAGTAATGACACGACAGTCGCACATTATATTGTCATGGATTCAGCGGACGAACAAGACGCCATGCGCCAGTTTATCAATGTGACTAAGCTGATGGCACCAGCGATCAATGTGCCGACACTCATTGCGCAAGATGTGACGAAAGGATTTTTGGTGTTACAGGATTTTGGTGCGATA encodes:
- a CDS encoding LPS-assembly protein LptD, which encodes MLYSPLYQSIRLILFGALGLSSLTVSAAPSNADTQQTESLITDSSTRYVSDVTPDANRSSVQKDSEYNDIRYQKTDFQRNTSQKAATDNNISDSSFDNTFNESTFSESPFNDSISNERAINKSPLDNRPLEITAINESDDQGFIPAADTISTTQNNSTAQLAETTAPKAAQKTGKVDVSDESIQDSLLRLAEFYELTPDTDASTLNNSDNANQDIIQNELTPTPQTIPKVGKNLQLLPNAVDSAQRCEGQWVYPKSNPNYQRAVNEAGATNGQPAPNLNGLPNNQAPLFSESDYGYYDNVDYAELSGNVIINQGTQQIEAEKVLLDLSNGIAAAQGKVMFTDQATGQQVSRSNALKSNTPNRSSNNPQANFTEKASKGGLIGVADSLNYNTETGQSTANDVAFASVELQAHGYAKRLNRPNDSQYELDDVMFSTCPPTNRKWQFDAKSIDLDTDTGRGEAYNTTFRIADVPVFYLPYFNFPIDNRRTSGFLLPNASISSESGLEVDIPYYFNLAPNYDATLNTHIYTDRNPMVSGEFRYLTESYGEGIFNGSYLPNDKEYNDEDRSSFFYDHYWSSKSIPRLSGDAKYSYVSDSDYLNDFDTLGLSDSTINLPRRARVNYYNDYVDGELKVETFQTLDAFTSNGKPLEDKDKPYSRLPQLKLDYRLPWAKSFDITGVHDSAYFKKSIDDGSENEKSGGRIYNKLSAVYPMEKSWGYIKPKLSLQHLYTSYDEDSLADNQLSDKDGSQSVFVPQASIDAGLNFYQAGSPFGAFDDTMGGYRLLSPRLKYTYSPYEDQNDIPNFNTRIASINYEQLFSDSWFLGHDRLQDLHSLTPGINYRYIDATGVTRFDGSIAEQFYIDNGRVTLDDQQPVFTSSSSGMVWDTSTQPYNNFWVDVSGALTNDYDLNYITTELRYQPSDNSLFNVGFVKRQRDENTDQLPLSAFTASAVFPINNSWRILAQGQYDYNRDKVLDSLVGVDYEDCCFGFAVYGRRYYNDLNVKDKPTQAIMAEIRLNGLGSGSSRLTRLLSDKILGFEPVQTAWKD